TCGGCTCCGTTCCAAACAACCGAAGGAGTGAAATAAGCTGGATACCATGCACAGATTGTTTTTATGGGACATAGACGGCACGATTCTGCTTGCAAAGGGCAGCGGCAAACGGGCCATGAATCGTTCTTTTTGGGAGTTGTTTCATATACCCGACGCATTTGACAACATCCAGATGACGGGCGGTTTGGATATGAATTTTGTCCAGGCGGCTTTTGCCAACCATCAGATTCCGCTCGACCAGATAGCCCCTTTTTTCGAAGCGTATTATGGAAATTTGCAGCAGGAGTTAAACAACATGACGGTTACGCTGATGCCGGGCGTAATCGAACTGTTGGATAAAATTGAACAAACTGATTTTTGCTTTAATTCGATTGCGACCGGAAATATGGAGAGGTCCGCACGTATGAAATTAGAAGTATTCAATCTGAATCGGTATTTCCCTGTCGGCGGTTTTTGCCGATCCGCAGGAGAACGCTATGAAGTGCTGCTGGATGGGATTCGAAACGCAGAAAACTATTATCAAACGAATTTCACGACTGGCCAAGTAACCGTAATCGGCGACACGGTGGAAGACATTCGCGCAGCACGAAAAATCAACGCATCGGTAATTGCAGTTGCAACCGGGCCCACTTCTTATGAACAGTTGGCCTCTGAAAAACCGGATCTTTTATTGTTGAATTTACAGGACTACAACCATATTAAAATGAACTGATAGAGAAGCTCTTGCGCGTACTCCAGATCACCCAAATCAATCGTTTCTACAGGCGAATGTGTGTATCGACAGGGGACGGAAACCACTCCAGTGCGGATTCCCCG
The sequence above is a segment of the Effusibacillus dendaii genome. Coding sequences within it:
- a CDS encoding HAD hydrolase-like protein; translation: MHRLFLWDIDGTILLAKGSGKRAMNRSFWELFHIPDAFDNIQMTGGLDMNFVQAAFANHQIPLDQIAPFFEAYYGNLQQELNNMTVTLMPGVIELLDKIEQTDFCFNSIATGNMERSARMKLEVFNLNRYFPVGGFCRSAGERYEVLLDGIRNAENYYQTNFTTGQVTVIGDTVEDIRAARKINASVIAVATGPTSYEQLASEKPDLLLLNLQDYNHIKMN